One window from the genome of Candidatus Synechococcus calcipolaris G9 encodes:
- the cbiQ gene encoding cobalt ECF transporter T component CbiQ has translation MAWGNLWGDMFYGMSIFHRWQPECKVLGLLPLLFVIAAIDRLSVLAIALGGMALVYGGAGLSWRRWWQRLAVLAVFFLGLGLLLLFQGGETPWLRWGGLVIFWEGLRAALVLAGRLITLATLAMVLLETTTFSAWLQVLRTFGIPPFLTDVLVLSYRYIFELRPMLVRMQQSMMLRGFRPHWRRLGRIAALIGTFLIRSYDRSEQVYRAMRLRGYGLRSRQQKRTYPRLYSYHGLGIGVCWLVGIVMYYYGAS, from the coding sequence ATGGCATGGGGGAACCTGTGGGGCGATATGTTCTATGGTATGTCGATTTTTCATCGTTGGCAGCCTGAATGTAAGGTCTTGGGTCTGTTGCCGCTTCTTTTTGTGATTGCGGCGATCGATCGCCTATCGGTGTTGGCGATCGCCCTGGGGGGAATGGCACTGGTGTATGGGGGTGCGGGTCTCTCGTGGCGGCGATGGTGGCAACGACTGGCGGTGCTGGCGGTATTTTTCCTAGGGCTAGGATTACTCCTGTTGTTTCAGGGGGGGGAAACCCCATGGTTGCGGTGGGGGGGACTGGTAATTTTTTGGGAGGGATTGCGGGCGGCTCTGGTTTTGGCGGGGCGGTTGATCACCCTTGCCACCCTTGCCATGGTGTTACTGGAAACGACCACATTTTCAGCATGGCTCCAGGTTTTACGTACCTTTGGCATCCCCCCCTTTCTGACGGATGTGTTGGTGTTGAGCTATCGATATATTTTTGAGTTGCGGCCGATGTTGGTGCGGATGCAGCAGTCCATGATGTTGCGGGGGTTTCGTCCCCATTGGCGGCGGTTGGGGCGCATTGCGGCCTTAATTGGCACTTTTTTAATTCGCAGTTACGATCGCTCTGAACAGGTCTATCGGGCCATGCGGTTACGGGGGTATGGGCTGCGATCGCGACAGCAAAAACGCACCTATCCTCGGCTGTATTCTTACCATGGCTTGGGCATTGGTGTTTGTTGGCTGGTGGGAATTGTAATGTACTACTATGGAGCCAGTTAA
- a CDS encoding DUF2834 domain-containing protein — protein sequence MIKTISLFTLWLAFMGYGFFLAPPDHPDTLDLIGRLIRGPWQGINPLVIALFNLMGIWPFIYTAVVLVDGRGQKLPGWLFAAGGFLLGAFALIPYLALRRPNPTFQGPLDWGLRIWEWRGTGILLLLATVGLVGYGVTQGNWADFWHQWQTRRFIHLMSIVFLSTDPTISLTFGG from the coding sequence ATGATCAAGACAATTAGTTTATTTACCCTTTGGTTGGCATTCATGGGCTATGGTTTTTTCCTGGCTCCACCGGATCACCCCGATACCTTGGATCTGATTGGGCGACTGATCCGCGGCCCCTGGCAGGGCATTAACCCCCTAGTCATTGCCTTATTTAATCTGATGGGGATTTGGCCGTTCATTTATACGGCGGTTGTGCTAGTGGATGGCCGCGGACAAAAATTACCTGGGTGGCTCTTTGCCGCAGGTGGCTTTTTGTTGGGAGCCTTTGCCCTCATTCCCTACCTAGCCCTTCGTCGCCCTAATCCGACGTTTCAGGGCCCCCTAGACTGGGGATTGCGGATATGGGAATGGCGCGGTACGGGTATTCTGCTGCTACTGGCAACAGTTGGGTTGGTGGGCTATGGTGTCACCCAGGGCAATTGGGCTGATTTTTGGCATCAATGGCAGACCCGCCGCTTTATTCACCTAATGAGCATCGTATTTTTGTCTACTGACCCTACTATTTCCCTTACTTTTGGGGGATGA
- the ntcA gene encoding global nitrogen regulator NtcA, whose product MVTTSDQPLAAIFRQMASGMFPTATEVFDRGKTIFFPGDPAEKVYFLLKGAVKLSRVYEAGEEITVALLRENSVFGVLSLATGTRSDRFYHAVAFTPTELLSVPIEQVEKAMHEDPTLPMLMIQGLSSRILQTEMMIETLAHRDMGSRLVSFLLILCRDFGIPGATGVTVDLKLSHQAIAEAIGSTRVTVTRLLGELRDQNMISIQKKKITVHNPLMLSQQFT is encoded by the coding sequence ATGGTAACTACTAGCGATCAACCGCTGGCCGCCATTTTTCGGCAGATGGCCAGTGGGATGTTCCCGACCGCAACGGAAGTCTTTGACCGGGGTAAAACCATCTTTTTCCCGGGTGATCCGGCTGAGAAAGTGTACTTCTTACTGAAGGGTGCGGTGAAGTTATCGCGGGTCTACGAGGCAGGGGAAGAGATTACGGTTGCGCTTTTACGGGAAAATAGCGTCTTTGGGGTGTTGTCCCTGGCTACGGGAACTCGCTCCGATCGCTTTTACCATGCGGTTGCCTTTACGCCGACGGAATTGCTTTCCGTGCCCATTGAGCAGGTTGAAAAGGCCATGCACGAGGATCCCACCCTACCGATGCTGATGATTCAGGGTCTATCCTCCCGAATTTTACAAACGGAAATGATGATTGAAACCCTGGCCCATCGAGATATGGGGTCACGTCTCGTCAGCTTTTTACTGATTCTTTGCCGCGATTTTGGGATTCCGGGGGCAACTGGGGTCACGGTGGATTTGAAACTCTCCCACCAAGCGATCGCCGAGGCCATTGGTTCAACCCGTGTCACCGTTACCCGGCTGCTAGGGGAATTACGGGATCAAAATATGATTTCGATCCAGAAGAAAAAAATTACGGTTCATAACCCCTTGATGCTCAGTCAGCAGTTCACCTAA